The sequence GCTTggagtgtgggaaaggattcattcaGTCATCCGATTTTCTGAGACACCAACgtgttcacactggagagaagccattcacctgctctgtttGTAGGATAGGATTCACTCGCTCATCCAGTCTACTCAAACACCAGcaagttcacactggggagagaccattcacttgctctgagtgtgggaaaggattcactcgctCATCCTACATGTTGATACACCAGCaagttcacactggagagaaaagATTCACTTGTTCTGAGTGTAGAAAAGGGTTTGCTgattcatcccatctgctgttacaccagcgagttcacactaGGAAGAAACTGTACAACTGCTCTGAGTGTGGAAAGGGATTCATTCAGTCATCCAACCTACACagccaccagcgagttcacactggagagagaccATTTGCCTGCTCCacgtgtgggaagggattcactcagtcagCACACCTACGAACACACCAGCGAGtacacacgggagagaggccattcacttgctcagtgtgtgggaagggattcactcgatTACCCCACCTACTAATACACCAGCAAATTCACGAATAACCACAGCTGAAGGATTTGCTGTTCATCACACCAAGGAATGAACTATGGTCATTGGGCTGTTTTTACTGATGTTAATAAGTCTTGCTCTACTAAAGGTGCTGTTACTGGAGATATAATTGGAATTGAATTTTGTATAGTAATGACTGCGTCACTGCACATCAATATATAGCCACAGGGTAGAGACTATTCAGCTGGGAATTCACAATGGAATTTTCTGATATATCTGGTCTGTTGAAACACCAATAAGCAACTACAGGATTTGGAATTTAATCGATTGATGTATGTTTTCTGGGGTCTGTTTCAGATGATGTGTTTAAGCAGCACTAGTCTGGTAGCAGATTATTTTCTTTCAAATAACTCTacctcccctctcctccactctcaaCTTCAACAAGTATGAGGATCTGACTGAGCATCTTTCTTAAAAAGATCGATTTAAAGCAGTCTCTGTAACTGAAGTGGCAACAGTGAAATTACCATTGAAAAGAAATGCAGATCTTAACAACAGTCTATCTTACTAAATTACTTCAGGGAAGGAGGTCTTCAGAAATTGTCTAGTCAGGCCTATACGTGACTCCAGAGCGCAATTGTTTTCTCTGAAAAGGCTAAACAAACCACTCACTTGAATAAAACTACCCAAAATTGCATAAAAGACTCGAGGAAAACCAAAAGAAACACTGGCATCAACCTGAACACCTGAAACAAGAACAACAAACCCAGTGCCATTGACTATGCAAAGTTCTCCTTCATAATACCAGAAAATTTGACACAAAATTGGGAAAGCTGTCTCACAGATTGGTTAAGTCACAGCCTGTTAGAGTCACATTCATGACATTTAACAGTACAGACAATGCCGAATTCAGTAATATAGACATTTGTCGGACCACCTACAGCGTATTGATTTAgatttttattgtcacatgtactcaagtacaggagtatagCAAAAAGTGTATAATGTTGTCATAGATGGTGCCATCTTAGATACCTACCTTGGTACCTAAATCTTCAAAAAAAAGTTATGTACAAAGTAGTAAGTGAAATGTGACTTAAAAATTACTTCATAGaatagtagaaaaataaagaaataggtTATAGACTACATTAAAGTCTTTTGTAGTGGATgtacgtttgctcgctgagctggaaggttcattttcggacgttttgtcaccatactaggtaacatcatcagtgagcctctggtgaagcactggtgtgacgttctgctttctatttatgtgtttaggtttccttgggttggtgatgtcatttcctgtgtttgtgatgtcacttcctgttttATTTCTCAGCGGGATCCAAatcgatgtatttgttgatagagttctggttggtaTGCTAGGaattctctatttggcttgttctaggatgggtgtgttgtcccagtcaaagtggtgtccttcctcatctgtatgtaaggatactagcgaTAGTGGGGCATCaccgcaggaaatgacatcaccaacccaaggaaatctaaacacataaatagaaagtgggatatcacaccagtgcttcaccagaggctcactgatgataccTTGTatggtgacaaagtgtctgaaaatgaacctcccagctcagtgagcaaatttatatccagaacctcaacctgaactacaaatcttctccagtCTTTCATAGCTTCAACTCTGAAAATAAAAGAACAAACTGAAAGTTCCACAGGCTTTGATGAGTCCTCCACTTATCTGCTCTTCAGGAGACCTCAGCTGATTGTTCTCAGCACCAGTGCTGCAATTACTGTCACTGCTGCTGAAACTGCTGCCCTCTCCGATCTTCTCTGGCACCTCGAGAACACACCAAGGCAGGATCTACTTTCACGCCAAGTTGAGACCAGCTGACGTACCGCCAAGAAACCAGGCTGACAGTCACCAAGAATCCAGGCCAGGACCTTCCACGAGCTGCTGAGAGACCTGCCCGGCACCCATCATGAGAGTCTAGGCTGAGACTTGTCACAAGGAAGATAAACACCCAGAAGGAGAAAATACAAGCAAGGttgagaaaaaaaggaaaaatgagaaggaaacaaaaataaacagagtGGAGAAGCCCATTTTGCAGCATCCTACTGTGCTGAgtgtgtgttcagttctggcaccTTCAGGATTTTAAATTTGAAGGTTCTGTAGTTGTTTCTCCAAAACCTTTGCAGAGTTTTGACACTAACTCACAAACCTGCACTCTCCACATATGAcaaggacaagggtagcaagtTTATGTGAACACCATCACGTCCAAGCCTCAGACCATCAAATAGTTGATGAGCTCATTAAGTGGACAAATTAAGATTGGGAAGGCTTAAAACCACTGCCATCGTATCCCACTAGAAACTGCACTTCAGTATCACTAttttacctctctctctttggCAGCTGTCTGAGGCTGAATTTGATTGTTCACAAAATATTTCACCCTACGATGACTTTCCACCTATATAATCCCATCATCACCAAGTTCGCCTATTTCCATCTAAGTAACATCATAGAACCCCACCTTAGTCTCAGCTTATCAGGTGCTCAAACTCTCATCTGTTCCCTTGTCACTACTGGACCCAATGATCATAACTGTTATGACTCCAGCTGACCGTTAACTGGACAATTCACATCTGGCTTGATAAATGTTTCTCATGTTGATGAGCATACTAGTCTATCACTGCTCCATATTCGTATGAGGCAGCAGTTTTACACAACAGAACAGAGTGTATTCCATTAAAGTTGAAAGAGAACAAGCCATCCAAACATCAAGGACAATTCTTCCTTTTCTGCTGCCACACTGCCACATCAATGTGACATTTGATGTGAAAGGCTAACACAGGTTGTCTGCATTCTGAAGAATGGGCAGCAAGTTTCCCTTAGTCATTCCTAACATTTCCCCTAGAAAATGGTGATCACATATCTGTATCAGTGCCCCCAATCAAGATGATAGCTGTTATTTCGGGCCTTGTCTGTGGACGATAGCTTCCATACTCCAATGCATCCTTGCTCTGTGCAAACAGCACAACAAGGATTTACACCTTATATACTATGTTCACGGAACCTTTCCGTCCACTCACCCAATCCATCTCACCTTTCTGTCTGCCTCATTCCTCACATTTTTGGAGATAAGAAACACTATTGTCAGTGTTTGCTCCACGTGTGCTCTATATACTATCAATTCTGTGCCTGTGCAATGAGCTCAGATTCTGTTAGTTGGACACTTGCTGAACCATGTGGAATGCTGAGTACAACAGCTGCTATGAGAACTGCAAAGATTTATCTGCAGACTTGCTCTTTTGAATGGGATGCAGATAATAATACAGATATCCATCAAACCAGAGATTAATATCATAATATATTAATTAAGAAGGAATCCATCAGTACATCATTTTTGGAGTGTGGTGTGCAAACAGCAGAAGAGTTATTATTATTTAATCAGATTCTCTAAGATCATAACTGATCTGCCCTAGGCTTCAACTCCTCTTTTGTGCCAATTCGACATAGCCTTCAACTCCTTGATATTTCAAGAATCTAGCTGCCACTTGTATAAATGCTTTTGTTGATCTAAACTCCACGATTCTGTGGTTGAGAAATCCAGGAGTTCATTTCACTCATAGCAGAAATTCTTTTGCAAATCAGTTATAGTTTAATGTACGTTCCTTAGTAAGTTGGTCCCCCAGATTGGGATTCCTCCACTAGTGGAAAGATCTTCTCATTTTCAGTCTGTCAAGACTCCCAggaattctgtatgtttcaataagatctccCTTCATTCTTTTGAAGGCTAGTTAACACATAATTTCTTGAATATATGGACAAAAACTGTAAATAGTATGCCAGAAGCAGCTTCAATAACACCTGTACAGTCATAACAAGACATCCCTAGGTTTAAGTCCAGCCCTTAGCAATTAAAGGCAAAATGCAATTTTCATAAGTTGCAGCACCATGCATTAAATACTGTCTGTTTGACGACTTGAGATAACAATGGTGCAAGCAACATATAAAGTAAATCAGCTTGCAGCCAAAATTCCCACAGGACTGTGTCGTGGAGTATGGTGATTGAGGAGTAAAACAAAACAATGAAGTTTTCTTTCCTGACTGGCCTATGAACCACTAAGCTTTTGGTTAACAGCCGAACACATTGACCAACTGTCCTATCCAAACACTTCACTTCCCACTTgtccacattgaattccatttgccattgatcaGTCCATCTGACCAAGTTATGTATATTATTCTGTATGTATATTCTGTTATGTAtgttgtgtatatatatatatatatatatatgttatGTATATTATGTATGTATATTATTCTGTTATGTATATTATCCTCTTCACTATTTAGCATACCACACATTTTGTATCATGGCATCATAgagactgaaagcacagagtcaggccctttggcccaaactggtccatgctgaccaaaatgtccatcaacactaaccccatttccctgcacttggcccatatccttctaatcctttcctatccatatatttgtctaaatgccttttaaatgttgttaatgtacctacctcaacgacttccgctggcagctcattccatatgcataccacccggtgtaaaaaggttgtccctcaggttcctttattcttttccctctaaccttaCACTAATGCCctctaatccttgattccccacctctgggaaaaagactgcaCCTGGGAATTAATAGATCAGCCTGCCC is a genomic window of Chiloscyllium punctatum isolate Juve2018m chromosome 4, sChiPun1.3, whole genome shotgun sequence containing:
- the LOC140476623 gene encoding uncharacterized protein is translated as MEGKSTEHTLEKLDACSVCRQVFDHSSDQSKHQCNDTGKRFWKCEECGKECLYPSQLKLHQRSHTGEKPFICSVCGKGFTQSSQLLTHQRTHTGDKPFICSVCGKGFADVSHLFKHQRLHAADRPFTCLECGKGFIQSSDFLRHQRVHTGEKPFTCSVCRIGFTRSSSLLKHQQVHTGERPFTCSECGKGFTRSSYMLIHQQVHTGEKRFTCSECRKGFADSSHLLLHQRVHTRKKLYNCSECGKGFIQSSNLHSHQRVHTGERPFACSTCGKGFTQSAHLRTHQRVHTGERPFTCSVCGKGFTRLPHLLIHQQIHE